A region of Vampirovibrionales bacterium DNA encodes the following proteins:
- a CDS encoding DUF1653 domain-containing protein: MIDIPEIGSEWIHKNGNHYVVLAIANESATREDDYPIMVIYFNMKTKEVWSRPLSRWHGSMTIYKCPCYEAKK, encoded by the coding sequence ATGATTGATATTCCTGAAATTGGAAGCGAATGGATTCATAAAAATGGAAATCATTATGTTGTACTCGCCATTGCTAATGAGTCAGCAACACGAGAAGATGATTATCCAATTATGGTAATTTACTTCAACATGAAGACAAAAGAGGTATGGTCAAGGCCGCTTTCTAGATGGCATGGCAGTATGACCATATACAAATGCCCATGCTACGAGGCTAAGAAATGA
- a CDS encoding H-NS histone family protein gives MLNDAENVVSDESEGLASAEQEATDELCEKIDALADELPIATRLILPHLDRLSFSDLQYIADKLDTYRAEVMAMLEQNREERLQELKERIERDKAELAALSPVPVAAGKAKMENPSTPKYRDPAKPENTWAGRGKKPTWLTEKLESGANLEDFLIDKPVVVDPVPEDTGF, from the coding sequence ATGTTGAATGATGCTGAAAATGTGGTTTCCGATGAATCCGAAGGGCTAGCGTCGGCCGAACAGGAAGCGACCGATGAATTGTGCGAAAAAATCGATGCGCTGGCCGATGAGCTACCCATCGCAACCCGCCTTATCCTTCCGCACCTGGACCGGCTGTCGTTCAGCGACCTGCAATACATCGCCGATAAGCTCGACACCTATCGGGCCGAAGTGATGGCCATGCTCGAACAGAATCGCGAAGAGCGCCTGCAAGAGCTGAAAGAGCGGATCGAACGCGATAAGGCCGAACTGGCTGCGCTGTCGCCGGTTCCCGTAGCGGCAGGCAAGGCCAAGATGGAAAATCCTTCGACGCCAAAATATCGTGATCCTGCTAAGCCGGAAAATACTTGGGCTGGCCGTGGCAAGAAGCCGACATGGCTGACTGAAAAGCTCGAATCGGGAGCGAATCTGGAAGACTTCCTGATCGACAAGCCGGTGGTTGTTGATCCGGTCCCCGAAGATACAGGGTTCTGA
- a CDS encoding H-NS histone family protein: MEINELTIPELKALSEQCGERIKQLKDGEISKLRDEFEAKAETLGMTASGVLAFDAKRRRAPGTPKYRNPADPQIDRRGPLDQAHTSKFDS; the protein is encoded by the coding sequence ATGGAAATTAATGAATTGACTATTCCCGAACTGAAAGCGCTATCCGAACAATGTGGAGAGCGCATCAAGCAACTCAAAGATGGAGAAATCAGTAAGTTGCGCGACGAGTTCGAGGCCAAAGCGGAGACGCTGGGCATGACGGCTTCCGGAGTTCTGGCGTTCGATGCGAAGAGGCGGCGCGCACCCGGCACGCCGAAATACCGCAACCCTGCCGACCCCCAAATTGACCGGAGGGGGCCTTTGGATCAGGCTCACACATCGAAGTTCGATTCCTGA
- the dut gene encoding dUTP diphosphatase, translated as MPRLSAVGISGLQAGEDVNSLYYHEIQTRILDSRLGTEFPLPTYATPGSAGLDLRAMIDEPITIWPNETRLIKTGLSIYISNPGLAAYILPRSGLGHKNGIVLGNLVGLIDSDYQGELLVSCWNRSDDQFKINVGDRIAQLIIAPVVRAQFKIVDQFVVSERGELGFGSSGE; from the coding sequence ATGCCGCGCCTGAGCGCCGTAGGAATCTCCGGCCTTCAGGCCGGGGAGGATGTCAATTCACTTTACTACCACGAAATCCAAACTCGAATTCTAGACTCGCGACTTGGCACTGAATTCCCGCTGCCGACCTATGCAACGCCCGGATCGGCTGGACTTGATTTGCGGGCGATGATTGATGAGCCGATAACTATTTGGCCAAATGAAACAAGGCTTATCAAAACCGGCCTGTCAATCTACATCAGCAATCCAGGGCTAGCTGCGTACATTCTGCCGCGTTCCGGACTCGGCCATAAGAACGGCATCGTGCTTGGAAACTTGGTCGGACTGATCGATAGCGATTATCAGGGCGAACTGCTGGTCTCGTGCTGGAATAGAAGCGACGATCAATTCAAGATCAATGTCGGAGATCGTATCGCCCAACTGATTATCGCACCGGTGGTGCGGGCACAATTCAAAATCGTCGATCAGTTCGTGGTCAGCGAGCGCGGTGAGTTGGGGTTTGGGTCGAGTGGAGAATAA